One Mytilus trossulus isolate FHL-02 chromosome 5, PNRI_Mtr1.1.1.hap1, whole genome shotgun sequence DNA segment encodes these proteins:
- the LOC134718189 gene encoding uncharacterized protein LOC134718189 encodes MENLRARMILRLINSASEEKLKKLVAQPSFLCCQIFNEDLVGVHNQQINITLNKPIYAGQAILDLSKRLMYEFHYKVMKPQYGDKINLLFTDTDSLCYEILTDDVYEDMKPIKDLFDTSNYGSFNKTKHLFSSKYKKVVGKFKDELGGVPLKEFVGLRPKMYSLLYNQTSTEGITCEKEKKVAKGISKTEIKTRLSDMKCIRNV; translated from the exons ATGGAAAATTTGCGTGCTAGGATGATTCTAAGACTAATCAATTCAGCCTCggaagaaaaactaaaaaaGTTAGTAGCTCAGCCGTCGTTTCTATGCTgccaaattttcaatgaagACCTCGTTGGAGTACACAACcaacagatcaacataactcTCAATAAACCCATCTATGCCGGACAAGCTATTTTAGACCTTTCAAAGAGACTGATGTATGAATTCCATTACAAGGTGATGAAGCCTCAGTACGGTGACAAGATCAACTTGCTGTTTACAGATACAG ATTCGTTGTGTTATGAGATTCTGACTGATGATGTATATGAAGACATGAAACCTATCAAAGACCTATTCGATACCTCCAACTACGGCTCATTCAACAAAACGAAACATCTCTTTTCCAGCAAATATAAGAAAGTCGTTGGGAAATTTAAAGATGAGCTTGGTG GTGTTCCTTTAAAAGAATTCGTTGGCTTGAGACCTAAAATGTACAGCCTTTTGTATAACCAGACCTCTACAGAAGGTATCACATgcgaaaaggaaaaaaaagtggCGAAAGGCAtttcaaaaactgaaataaaaacaagactCTCCGACATGAAATGTATAAGAAATGTTTAA